A stretch of DNA from Arachis hypogaea cultivar Tifrunner chromosome 19, arahy.Tifrunner.gnm2.J5K5, whole genome shotgun sequence:
AATGAGTATGATCaatcaatttatatttatattaacatTAATACAGGATTTAAGTTCGTTATCTTATGATTTGAGATATgcgatataaatttaaaatattataaaattgaatgttatatatttgattgaaaatctaaatatcacatttaatttaaaactagaataatggttgaaaaagataaatttaaaaaaaaaacaaatattaaaatctgctgaaaatgtatATATAACTCAAATTGtaaacctaaaaaaaaattgagagcacCTATAAAATTAGTTACAGtataaaatatagataaaaaaataaaatacatactaaaaataaataaaattatatattcctAAAAGcaacaaatcttttaaaaattattttttttaaattcaaatcctaATCCTATATCCTCAAAAAATAagagttaaaaagattttataaacAGAAAGTAATAAtactaactaattaaaaattagttacacCTGTCACGCACCTGTCCTTTTTTTATCTGTAATATCTGCAAAAAAATctccattttattttttaatgtatttaattcttttatttagtttttcttgttgataagatgaTCATTGTTTATTTGTTTACTCTATAACATGACAAATAACTTCAATACACatatatagaaattttttttttttaatcaaagataGAAAACTCGAATCCACGACCTCTTAATTAAATATGGGGAGATtataccatttgagttataactcattgccTATAGAAACttatatttatttacatataaaaGTGTCTTATTATTATCCTCTTCATAAAATGATACACCATACACGAAAAGTTAGTGGAATTCGTGATAATAGGATTTAAATTACAATGttttatcaaataaataaaattataaaaaaatataagtaaaaaatgaaaatactaaacaatgtgaaaaATGAATATGATGAATATTCAATTTAATAGATATGtagatgattatgtttattatttttaattggatggttatttcttTAAATTCGATTTATTCATGTACAGTTAACAATGACTGAATATTTAATTGATTAATTCATTAGTTATAcagatgattattctaatattaaagttTAAGAGGTAATTTAGTGgtagaatatttttttactttatttgatCAATTCTAAAactaattatttatattgtttacaAAAAATATTATCTACCTAACAAAATTAGGTAATATAATACAATACAAAAATTGTAAAAATTCCTAAagaaaaataacacaaaaaaaaataaaaataatataatgtaatacaatataattttaaaagatacgaAAGAGAAGAGGACAGTAATACTGGTGAGGTGCAAAAAGAATAGGAATTAGAGAAGGGTTagagagaaaaaagaataatatatgtatgatacAGTAAAAGAGtagtataataaaaattaaaattaaagatggtttaaaatattgaatatagacttgagaaaaataaaaaatacttttgcaAAAGAATGGATATTATTCTTTACTCATTAGCATTGTACACGGAGATGGCAGATGATGAACAACTGtgtttttttaatagaaatttttaattagatttcaaTTTTAACGTTGTGGGAAAAGAAATAAATTTCAACGACATTTGaaataactaatttataaataagaTTTATAAATATGTTCATCTTAATTCTGTTATACAtgatattgtaatattttttctcaacttatttaattcaaatttatttagtctatgcattttaaatataaagaTCGATAACTTATGAAATATTGTTATACATTTTTCGAATcatctattatttttaattaattttcaaattattgATCTCAAACTtataatcatatgaataaaaatataaaaaataactctTCTAAAAGACAATAAATAAGTAGCTGAATAACCGTTCTAATTGAATTACTGGCATAAAATAACATTACTAACAATAGTCAATTTGATTTTGGAGTTTCTACCAATAATGAAATTTTACTTGAATTTTAATCAAATTTCAGGGTGAGGGAGCAGAAGAACAAGTACTTTTTGCATCAATGATGAAGAACATCATCTATAAAAAatgtttcaaatattttaaaaatactaatattctaataattttagttattaattttaattataaaaaatatatatataattaaaattaatggctAAAATAACTGAAATTCCCGTTGAAATACTTAAACATTTCGTGTAATATATAAGTTATAGCATTAACAATGTTCCAAATAGTTTGAACAAAACGCTGGAATAAAGAGTAACACATTACTGCATAAAGAGTGTTATAAAGTCATCTGAATTTATTTTTGgccattaattagttattaatatttttatgttaaagTATATTGttgaattactaaattaaaaagaattgaattaataactaaaaatgatgaccaaaaataataaattttgatgacaaaaaaataatgaattaataACAAAAGTAAACGATTTTATTAAGTAGATAAtgatttttgtaaataatgtgaatgataaattttaaaattgagtaaataaaataaaaaaatgcttcaCTCTTAAATTACttcttaaatcttaatattaagatAACTATCTGCACACATAATGAATTGAACATTCAACCATTATTAATTGTGCATAagtaaatcaaatgaaaaaagtaaccgcatccaattaaaaataataataaacataatcatctgcatacctattaaattgaacatttaatatattcattgttcacattatttagtattttcattgtttacTTATACTTTTTCGTACGCTAAacgttttcataaaaaaaattttaaccacaAAAAGTTGGTACGGATTAAGTGAAAAATATTAATGAGTTAAATAATTGAGACGTAAATTTattaaattgtaaaaaataatatatataaaattattaaattatatgatattttttatttttttatatacatttgtgtatagatatagtttttattttcttaaatacaTTTGTATATAgatatagttttttaaaattttgtgagaTTCGAGGCCACTATTCGCCTCTTTCTATATCCGTCCTGGttgacagaataattaaatcattATAAAAGTATAttctaaataatttaatttaataacatataattttacAATTTTGTTAGGTAAATAACTGAACAACTTGAACAACAGACTATACTCGTAGGTCCAATAATACATTTACTTATTTTCATCTTTATCTATCCTAAACCCTAGTTTTATTACAATGATTCTGTCGTTGCAACCCCTACAACGACGCCCATCGCTGCCTCCCTTATGACGCCGTTTACTGTCGTCGACACGAAGCTTTTTAGTGCGGCATTCGCCCGCTTGTCACTACAACGAAACCACTGCCACACACGTCTTCAACGGCCAAATCCAACCCGATCCGTCACTACGCCACcacccttttgtttttattgtgttcgtacttgtttcttttttttaaactatATATTGGAGGGAGAAGAAATTCGGGTTTTTTTGAATGGTGTTTAATAATGAACATCTACATATTAGTGAAAAGAACCATCCGCATACATAGTCAAATGAATATCCTGTGGAGTATGAACAtgcagaatcaagcaaatcaaataaaataccaGCAATATACCTAAATAAACATCAATTTTAGAATGAAAAAGAACCATATGCATACATAATAAAATGAATATCCGACTTAGTTGATAAGAAACAAGTAACAAAACATTAACTGTGGAGCACCAAATTCGCAATATAGTAATAGCAGTGGTGGCACAAGATTACGAAAAAGTGGTtgccacaaaaataaaaaaattataattataattaaatctaattaatttaaaatttgatttttaaaattaaaatgaactttttcttttattatgattaaacctaattaatttttttaacctaTTATTTAGATGGTTCAAAAAAAGCATTGTTCTCCTATCATAATtttaatagtttaaataatatttaaatttttaatataaacttACTTTTATTTAATAAGATTCAGAGAGTTAATTTAAGTTAGGATTCTttataattgttatatataaaaattgaaaaaaaaaaattgaaagataatGACAGAATGTGGTAAGACGTGGTGCATTTGCTTCTCCTGTGTCTCAaattctcaattctcaaaccCACTCTCACACAATCGGAAGTTCAATTCCAAAGAGAATTCCAATCAAGAGGGATGACGCCACTTCAACTTGCATTGCCGCCTTCACAGCTGCCCAGGCCCTACAGCTGTCCGCCGCTCCTCCGTCTCTCTTCTGCCACCTCCACTGGCCGCTGGTGGTCAGCTGTTGGCACTGCCACCTCCTTCGTTGTCCTTCTCATCCATCCAGCCAAGTCTCCACCTTCACACTCATCTCTATGAGGTTAGTTTCTTTCTTTCTAGTTGATTAGTCTTGCACTTAGGAAATCATTATTTTCTATGTTAATTATTAAAAGCCTTTCTAATCCAATTGCCATTCGTACCCTATTTCATCCTCTCATGAACTTGAAGCCTAAGATGAATTAAAGGTGatagtaaataataaaagaattgtAGATTGGATAATGGGTAAAGAAGAGACTAGTTGGGAGATGAGGTTTATTAGGAATAAAACACATGACAAGAAACATGCATTTCAAAAGACTTGCATTGAGTACAGGGGAGAAAATGAGTTCAAACTTCAAAGAGAGGAAGAAATGGATACAAGAAGCTAGTATAATAACAAATGGGTGCAGTAGCTATAGCTAGATCGCGACATGCATGTCATGAGGTAGTGGTATGCTTAAAACTAATAGGCTGCTCAAGGCAATATGGTGGAATGGGCACAAAGGAAACAACTCTTGGAAACTACCAAAAGACTTGAAGTGGCGTTAATTTTGATTGCTGTGGCAGAGCTCTATAATTTCATTAGTTCTCTTTAAAATAATTGACTACAATGGTTTTCTTATGAGCTTATTCATGTTGTGCATGTTTGGTGTGGGTTGTTTTAGTGTGTTATGTTTGGAGTATTTTGACTTGTAATTGTTGTGACTTAAAACTCGTGGTTTTTGGTCCGTTcttgatggcaatgccaaaggagaTTGATCACAaatcttttgttgttttcttcccgtTTAGGGTCGAGCTTGTACGAACAATCTAAAAACAAGAAATGTCCTGCCAATACTTTGAGCCAACGTCTTAtgtttatactattaaaatttagaatttagagtttatggtttataatttagggtttagggtttagtgtttagggttgaccAAGTATTGGCTAAAAATCGATAAATTTTGTTAGTCATGTAGTATTATTCTCCCAATTTAGGTACTAACAATTTTCACGCTGTACAATTGTCCTAATCATGCAATTTGCCGGAAGAAATCCCTAGGAATATGAACATTACAAATTCACCTTTCATCATTGCCTTACCAAAAAACTTTCTCCCTTACCATTCAAAAAACTGGAGATATTAGTCCTCCTTTGTGTATGTACAACTTGCGATGACGATTTATATGTTTAGGAATTTCGAGTATAATAACAAGATAGCGACGAGGTTGTCTAAGATTGAAATTGTCAGGGACCAAATCAGGGTGTTAGTAATTTTAATTCTTTCTCCTTCTCCATGCTCAATCTACTCTTTGTATCAACATCTGTGTGTTTGTAGGGGTGCTCTTTCATTCGAGCTGCTTGGACCCGAAGATCTCGAAGTGAAGCTGCAAAGAAACCTAACAGGAAATCATGGAAGCAGAGGACAGATATGTACATGAGACCGTTCTTACTaaacattttcttttcaaaaagatttATTCATGCTAAGGTGATGCACCGAGGAACAAGCAAAGTGATCTCTGTCGCTACAACAAACGCTAAGGATCTTCGAAACTCTCTCCCCTCCTTGACAGATCACAATGCTTGTAGAGTGGTTGGAAGGCTTATTGCCGAGCGATCAAAGGAGGCTGATGTATACGCATTGGCTTATGAACCAAAAAACAATGAAAGGATTGAAGGTAAACTGGGTATTGTTATCGATACCATTAAAGAGAATGGAGTAATTTTTGTTTGAGTTCATTCCTTATCAATATAGATTAGTCAATAATATAGTTAAATAGATGTAGTGAAGTACCATTAGTTTGTTTTTATATTTGTTGTCTTTTTCTCCCTCTAATTGCTCCCATTATTTTAATATGCATTTGTACAACCACCAATATAATGgtgagaaatagaggagatgagaAAAAAAAGTTACAAATTTTGATGTGtaatttataaagaaaatttTTCGATTTATCTTCCGTTCTGTCTATTTCTCTCCAATCAAACAAAGCCTAAGTGTCTAAgtcaatatcttttagtttttgtAATATTTCTTATTATCTTTGTCCTTgtaaactccgcctatgttacacttgcggtacatagccggtcccaagcccggataaaggaggagggttgtgttaggtcttcggcaaccaacataaaaatatagccgaacccccatgacatgaatcttTGTCCTtgtaaaaaaaagtatttaaatacCCTAAAACTTCCCCTTGGATCAAGGTAAGTTCTTGTCTCACAATGTCAGCAAGTTTAGGAGGAGAAAATTTGACTATAAATCATGGATTTGTGTTGCTGAAAATTTTGATGTTTTAAAtgttaaaaaagatttaaatagTAGCAATAACTTGTAATTTTTTGTGGCATGAATAAAATAAACAGATACAATTTACACTACTTTTCTTTTGTGTTTCATGAATTACCAATTTGTCATGTTAAGATAAACAAACTTTTTACAATTCAACGTTGGTAAACATGATTTTGATAAAAGTTCATATTAATACTCAAgtatgaatatacatcttagaagggTATTATTGAGTCACTTATATAATATAACATAG
This window harbors:
- the LOC140182090 gene encoding uncharacterized protein, translated to MTIYMFRNFEYNNKIATRLSKIEIGCSFIRAAWTRRSRSEAAKKPNRKSWKQRTDMYMRPFLLNIFFSKRFIHAKVMHRGTSKVISVATTNAKDLRNSLPSLTDHNACRVVGRLIAERSKEADVYALAYEPKNNERIEGKLGIVIDTIKENGVIFV